A stretch of DNA from Sphingomonas sp. SORGH_AS_0879:
ATGATCCTGGTGTTGGCACTGGGCGTGATGCGGCACCAGCGGCGACTGGCGCTGTACGGGCACGACCCGGACTGGAGCCTGTCGTGGCGGGAGCCGCGCGATGACGTCTGACCTGCGCCTGCTCCACTGGCCGGAGGAGGATCGCGCCAGCTTTACCCAGTTCACCGCCGTCATGACCGACGTTCAGGCGCGGATCCAGGCGATTTCGGGCGAGGCGAGCGGCGTGCCCGTGCCGCGCCCGCCCCGTGTGCCGACTCCGCGCGAATGCGCCGCGATGATCCTGCGCCATCGTCGGCACGTCCGGGCTATGGCGGGCCCCGATGGCGACCTGTTCGGCGATCCCGCCTGGGAGATCGTGCTGGCCGTGTATGTCGCGCAACACCTGCAAGAGGATGCAGCCATATTGGACGCGGCGGGCTTGCCGGGCGACGGCGTGGCGGGCACGCGGTGGATCGACCTGCTGATCGCGCGCGACTGGATCGAGCGGTACGAAGACGGTCGCCTCAGCGCCACGGCCAAGTGCCGGGCGATCCTGGAAGCTTATTTCCAGCGGCTGTGATCGAAAGGCGGCCCGGCCGGAAGCCGTGCAACTCTCGGGGGCCCCAAGGGTTCAATTCGAACGGTAACGGGCAAGGAGATCATGACATGGCCGACGAATTCGGAAATGGCGGCGGTGCGGGTGCCATCGGCGGCGATATGGGCGCTGGTGCCTTTACCGACCGGATGAAGGGCGCGGGCGAAGCGATGCAAGCTTCGGGGCAGAAGATCGCGGAAGGCGGATCGGCCGTGACGCTCAAGATGCTGGATCAGGCGGAAACCAATGCACGCGAAGCCTTTTCGGCGATGCGCGCGGCGGCCTCCGCCAAGGACCTGTCCGATGTGATGCGCATCCAGACCGATTTCCTGCGGGAACAGGGCACCCGCTCCATGTCGCAGGCGCGCGAGATCGGCGAGATGATCGTCCAGTTCGGGCGTGACGCGGTCGGAGCGGTTCGGTCCAGGCAGGACCAGGGGTAAGGCATTCTGACTTCCACCCCTCCCTCTCTCGTAAGGAGAGGGAGGGGGTGATGGTGGTGGATTACCGCCCCGCGCCGAGCGCCACCGGGCCGTTCGGCGTGGCTTCCAGCAATGAGTCGCCGCCGAGTACGCGGTAGAGCGACACCCGGTTGCTCGCCTCGACCAGCTGAGTCGCGATCACGGTCCGCTGCGCCGAATAGAGCGAGCGCTGGGCATCCAACGTGTTGAGGAACGGCGTCACCCCGCCGCGATAGCTCGCCTCGGTCAGGCGATAAGTGTCGGTCGCGGCGGACAGGAAGCGCCGATTGGCGCCCAGCTGGTCGGCGATCGTCCCCTGCCGCGCCAAGGCGTCGGCGGTCTCCTGAAAGGCGGTCTGGATCGCCTTTTCATAGGTTGCCAGCGCGGCGTCGCGCTGGGCCTGCGAATATTGGACGTTCGCCACGCCCGCCCCCGCCTGGAAGATCGGATAGCTGACGGCGGGTGCGACCGAATAGTTGAAGCTGCCCCCTGAAAAGAGCGAGGACAGCGCAGTGCTGGCGAAGCCGACCAGCCCGGTCAGCGAGATACGCGGGAACAACGCCGCCCGCGCCGCCCCGATCTGGCCATTGGCGGCGCGCAGCAGATATTCGGCCTGCACCACATCCGGGCGGCGCAGGAGGATCCCCGAATCGAGCCCGGCGGGCAGGGTCGCGACGGTGGGGGCCGCCTCCTCGATCGAGCGGGGGAGAAGCGCCGTATCGATCGGCGCGCCGACCAGCAGTTGCAGCGCGTTGATGTCCTGCGCGACGGCGGTCTTCTGTTGCGCCAGATCGGCCTGGGCGGTCGCCAGCACCTGCTCGGCCTGACGCAGGTCGGTACGCGGAGCGATCCCACCGGTCAGCCGCGCGCGGGTCAGCGTGACGCTGCGCTCGGCATTGGCGGCGGTCTGCTGTGCGATGGCGAGCAGGCTCTGGTCCGCGCCATAGGTCAGCCAGGCGTCGGCGATGTCGCCCACCAGCGTCAGTCGGGTCGCGCGGGCGGCGGCCTCGGTCGCGAAATAGCGATCGAGCGCCGCGCCGGTCAGCGAACGGATACGCCCGAACAGGTCCAGCTCGAACGCGGTCGTGCCCAGATTGACCGACCAGGCGCTGCCCGAACCGTTCGCGCCGGTGACGATCGTACCGCCGGTCCCCCCGGTGCCGGTGCCGCCGGTCCCAGTGCCTGTGCCGGTCCCGGTCCCACCGGTGCCGGTTCCCGTGCCGCCATTGCCGATCGCCTGGCTGCCCGCACCGCCCGAGCCGCGATCGGTATAGCTATAGCGGCCGGTGGCATCGACCTGCGGGAACAGGCTGCCGCGCTGGATGCGATATTGCGCGCGGGTGGACGCGATATTGGCGGCGGCGACGCGCAGGTCGCGATTGTTGGCCAGCGCCTGCACGATCAATTGCTGCAACCGGGCGTCGCGGAACACGTCGCTATAGCGCACCGTCGGCAGCGCCGCCTCCGACTGACGGAGATAGGCGTCGCCGACCGGCCAGGATGGCGGCACCGGCGTGGCGGGGCGCTCGTACTTCGGGGCCATCGAGCAGGCCGACAGCGCGGTCGCGGCCAGCAGCATGGCGGGGAAGGGGGACAGGATACGCATCAGGCCTTTTCCGCCTCGGGAGTTTCGGGGGCCGGGCGATGCCCCGCGCCATGCTCGCTCATCGGCTTGCCCCGCAGCCGGGCCAGGCCGTTGCGGACCGACCGGCGGACCAGCACGAAGAACAGCGGGATGTAGAAGATCGCCAGCACCGTCGCGGTCAGCATGCCCCCAATCACGGCGGTGCCGATCGCGATACGGCTGTTCGCCCCCGCGCCGGTCGAGATCGCCAGCGGCAGCACGCCGAAGATGAAGGCGAAGCTGGTCATCAGGATCGGTCGCAGACGAATCTTGGCGGCCTCCAGCGCGGCGTCGATCACGCGTTTGCCCTGTTTTTCCGCCTGTTCGGCGAACTCGATCATCAGGATGGCGTTCTTCGCCGCCAGCCCCATCGTCGTAAGCAACCCGATCTGGAGATAGACGTCGTTGGTCAGCCCGCGCAAAGTGACGAACGCCACCGCCCCGATCAACCCCAGCGGAATGACCAGCAGCACCGCGAACGGGATCGACCAGCTTTCATAGAGCGCGGCCAGGCACAGGAACACGACCAGGATCGACAGGCCGTAGAGGATCGGGGCCTGTCCGCCAGACAACCGCTCCTGATAGGAAAGCCCCGCCCAGGCGATGGAGGTGCCGGGAATTTCCGCCGCCAACTCGGTCATCCGCTGCATCGCGTCGCCCGAGCTATAGCCCGGCGCGGCCGACCCCTGGAATTCATAGGACGGGATGCCGTTGAAGCGCGACAGCGTGGTCGGGGCCACGCCCCAGTTGATCGTCGAGAAGGAGGAGAAGGGGGCCATCTGGCCGCTCGATCCGCGCACGAACCATTGCTTCAGGTCTTCGGGCTCGCTCCGATAGGGCGCGTCGCCCTGGACGAAGACACGCTTGACGCGGCCACGGTCGATGAAGTCGTTGACATATTGCCCGCCCCAGGCGGTCGACAGGGTCGAGTTCACCTGTTGCTGGGTCAGGCCCAAGGCCGACAGCTTCTGCTGGTCGAGGTCGACGCGCAGGGTCGCGATATCGGGCAGTTCGGTCAGGCGGACCGAGGCGAGCATCGGGTCGGCATTGGCCTTGGCGAGCAATTCGTCACGGATCGCCTCGAACTTGTCCAGCGGCATGCCGGAGATGTTCTGCAACTCCATGGTGAAGCCGTCCGACTGGCCGAGACCCCGGATGGCGGGCGGCACCAGCGCGAAGACCTGCGCGTCGCGCAAGCCCCGGAACGCGGCGGAGGCGCGACCGGTAATCGCGTCGGCGCTGTTTTCGTTGCCCTTGCGGTCGGCCCAGTCGACGAAGTTGATGAAGCCCTGGCCGGTATTCTGGCCGCTGGTGCCACCCCCGCCGCCGCCCGCGACCGAGAAGAGCACCTGGACGTTCTTGCCCTCGTTCTGGGCGAAATATTGCTCGACGCGTCGCTGGATCTCCATCGTCCGCCCCTGTGTCGCGCCGGCTGGCAGGCGGAACTGGATGATCGCCGAACCCTGATCCTCGGTCGGCAGGAAGCCGGTGGGGAGGCGCAGGAACAGGATCGCCAGCAGCGCGACGACGCCCACATAGATCAGCAGGAACAGCCATTTGCGGTCGACCACGGTGCGCACGGCGGAGGTGTATTTCTCCACCGTCCAGTCGAAACGCGAATTGAACCCGTCCTTGGCGCGTTGCAGCCCATGCGCCACGCGCGGGAATTTGCGGTCGAGCCACTGGGCCTGCTCGCCTTGCCTGGCCTTCTGCTTGAGCAGGCTGGCGGTGAGGGCGGGGGACAGGATGATCGCGACCGCGACCGACAGGATCATCGCCGAGACGATCGTGATCGAGAACTGGCGATAGATGACGCCGGTCGAGCCGCCGAAGAACGCCATCGGCAGGAACACCGCCGACAGGACCAGCGCGATCGCGATCAGCGCGACGGTGATCTCGTTCATCGACTCGATCGTCGCCTCGCGCGGGGTCATGTCGGGATTTTCGTCGAGCAGGCGCTCGACATTCTCCACGACCACGATCGCATCGTCGACCAGCAGGCCGATGGCGAGCACCAGCCCGAACAAGGTCAAGGTGTTGATCGAGAATCCCGCCAGATAGAAAATCGCGAAGGTGCCCAGCAACACCACCGGCACCGCGATCGTCGGGATCAGCGTCGCGCGCCAGCTTTGCAGGAAGACGAACATGACGATGACGACGAGGATGATCGCCTCGATCAGCGTCTTGACCACCTCGTCGATCGACAGCTTGATGAAGGCGGTGGTGTCATTGGCATAGGCGATCTTCAGGCCGGGCGGGA
This window harbors:
- the phaP gene encoding phasin family protein (Members of this family are phasins (small proteins associated with inclusions such as PHA granules). Note that several different families of phasins have been named PhaP despite very little sequence similarity to each other.), with protein sequence MADEFGNGGGAGAIGGDMGAGAFTDRMKGAGEAMQASGQKIAEGGSAVTLKMLDQAETNAREAFSAMRAAASAKDLSDVMRIQTDFLREQGTRSMSQAREIGEMIVQFGRDAVGAVRSRQDQG
- a CDS encoding efflux transporter outer membrane subunit; its protein translation is MRILSPFPAMLLAATALSACSMAPKYERPATPVPPSWPVGDAYLRQSEAALPTVRYSDVFRDARLQQLIVQALANNRDLRVAAANIASTRAQYRIQRGSLFPQVDATGRYSYTDRGSGGAGSQAIGNGGTGTGTGGTGTGTGTGTGGTGTGGTGGTIVTGANGSGSAWSVNLGTTAFELDLFGRIRSLTGAALDRYFATEAAARATRLTLVGDIADAWLTYGADQSLLAIAQQTAANAERSVTLTRARLTGGIAPRTDLRQAEQVLATAQADLAQQKTAVAQDINALQLLVGAPIDTALLPRSIEEAAPTVATLPAGLDSGILLRRPDVVQAEYLLRAANGQIGAARAALFPRISLTGLVGFASTALSSLFSGGSFNYSVAPAVSYPIFQAGAGVANVQYSQAQRDAALATYEKAIQTAFQETADALARQGTIADQLGANRRFLSAATDTYRLTEASYRGGVTPFLNTLDAQRSLYSAQRTVIATQLVEASNRVSLYRVLGGDSLLEATPNGPVALGAGR
- a CDS encoding efflux RND transporter permease subunit is translated as MLSRVFIDRPIFAWVLAIIVMLAGVGAIMGLPIAQYPDVAPPQVSIRATFPGASAQTLQNSVTQVIEQQLTGIDGLLYFQSSSSSRGSVTITATFAKGTDPDIAQVQVQNQVQQSVARLPQQVQQQGLVVRKSNPDFLLIAGVYDETNRMTNQDVSDYLVSNLQDPLGRIQGVGDTNVFGSQYAMRIWLNPERLASYQLMPSDVVTAIQNQNTEVAAGEVGGTPSASTQMLNATVTSQSRLQTPEQFREIIVKTLNNGATVKLSDVARIELGAESYAAVSRINQHPGAGIAVLMAPGADALKTAELVKAEITRVAKTFPPGLKIAYANDTTAFIKLSIDEVVKTLIEAIILVVIVMFVFLQSWRATLIPTIAVPVVLLGTFAIFYLAGFSINTLTLFGLVLAIGLLVDDAIVVVENVERLLDENPDMTPREATIESMNEITVALIAIALVLSAVFLPMAFFGGSTGVIYRQFSITIVSAMILSVAVAIILSPALTASLLKQKARQGEQAQWLDRKFPRVAHGLQRAKDGFNSRFDWTVEKYTSAVRTVVDRKWLFLLIYVGVVALLAILFLRLPTGFLPTEDQGSAIIQFRLPAGATQGRTMEIQRRVEQYFAQNEGKNVQVLFSVAGGGGGGTSGQNTGQGFINFVDWADRKGNENSADAITGRASAAFRGLRDAQVFALVPPAIRGLGQSDGFTMELQNISGMPLDKFEAIRDELLAKANADPMLASVRLTELPDIATLRVDLDQQKLSALGLTQQQVNSTLSTAWGGQYVNDFIDRGRVKRVFVQGDAPYRSEPEDLKQWFVRGSSGQMAPFSSFSTINWGVAPTTLSRFNGIPSYEFQGSAAPGYSSGDAMQRMTELAAEIPGTSIAWAGLSYQERLSGGQAPILYGLSILVVFLCLAALYESWSIPFAVLLVIPLGLIGAVAFVTLRGLTNDVYLQIGLLTTMGLAAKNAILMIEFAEQAEKQGKRVIDAALEAAKIRLRPILMTSFAFIFGVLPLAISTGAGANSRIAIGTAVIGGMLTATVLAIFYIPLFFVLVRRSVRNGLARLRGKPMSEHGAGHRPAPETPEAEKA